The following are from one region of the Chloroflexota bacterium genome:
- a CDS encoding Gfo/Idh/MocA family oxidoreductase: protein MTAAAPPVRIGIVGAGLMGREFAAAAERWISLVDHPVRPVVTAVADPVPAARGWFDRLGTVRISTDDWRRLADDPEIDLLYLAVPHDVHEEVYIGAAEAGKDFLGEKPFGIDLAAAERIAEAVRRAGVFVRVSSELPFYPGALAAWELVRSGRLGEVIEVRSGLSHSSDLDRAKPINWKRRASTCGRIGVMGDLGMHVAHLPLRLGWEPASVYAILDNVVPKRPGPDGLLVPCDTWDNALLAMRVAEPTRSDGRTFPMLWETKRIAPGQGNTWWFEALGMDGGVRFSTRTSTIVERFRVADGEQVWETVQPGYRSVWPTFTGAIFEFGFLDAILQMWATFLAERAGALGDRFGTATVEEALSAHRVFDAALRSHETASAVSPR, encoded by the coding sequence ATGACGGCGGCCGCGCCGCCGGTGCGGATCGGCATCGTCGGTGCCGGTCTCATGGGGCGCGAGTTCGCCGCCGCTGCCGAGCGTTGGATCTCGCTCGTCGATCACCCGGTACGGCCGGTCGTGACCGCGGTGGCCGACCCCGTGCCAGCTGCGCGCGGCTGGTTCGACCGGTTGGGCACCGTGCGGATCTCGACCGACGACTGGCGCCGGCTCGCCGACGACCCCGAGATCGACCTTCTCTACCTCGCGGTCCCGCATGACGTGCACGAAGAGGTGTACATCGGGGCCGCCGAAGCCGGCAAGGACTTCCTCGGCGAGAAGCCCTTCGGCATCGACCTGGCGGCCGCCGAGCGGATCGCCGAGGCGGTGCGGCGTGCCGGAGTGTTCGTACGCGTTTCCAGCGAGTTGCCGTTCTACCCGGGGGCGCTCGCCGCATGGGAGCTGGTGCGGTCGGGACGGCTCGGAGAGGTGATCGAGGTGCGCTCAGGCCTGAGCCACTCCTCGGACCTCGACCGCGCCAAGCCGATCAACTGGAAGCGCCGGGCCTCCACGTGCGGGCGAATCGGCGTGATGGGTGACCTCGGGATGCACGTGGCGCACTTACCGCTCCGGCTGGGGTGGGAGCCGGCGAGCGTCTACGCCATACTCGACAATGTTGTGCCGAAGCGGCCCGGCCCGGATGGCCTCCTTGTTCCGTGTGACACATGGGACAACGCGCTGCTCGCAATGCGCGTGGCCGAGCCCACGCGCTCGGACGGCCGGACGTTTCCGATGCTGTGGGAGACCAAGCGCATCGCGCCGGGACAGGGCAACACATGGTGGTTCGAGGCGCTTGGCATGGACGGCGGTGTGCGCTTCAGCACGCGCACATCCACGATCGTCGAGCGCTTCCGGGTCGCCGACGGGGAGCAGGTGTGGGAGACGGTGCAGCCAGGCTACCGGTCGGTCTGGCCGACGTTCACCGGCGCCATCTTCGAGTTCGGCTTCCTCGACGCGATCCTGCAGATGTGGGCGACCTTCCTCGCCGAGCGTGCCGGCGCGCTTGGCGACCGGTTCGGAACCGCGACGGTCGAGGAAGCCCTGTCCGCGCATCGGGTCTTCGACGCGGCGCTGCGCTCGCATGAGACCGCGAGTGCCGTCAGCCCCCGCTGA
- a CDS encoding mannose-6-phosphate isomerase codes for MRPVHLAANQPRQFYRGGTAIAEFRSFDEGVNVQQGPEDWVGSTVTRSGTNEGLSRLPGGGLLRDAIAADPCGYLGPAHVEAYGDDPSLLVKLLDAGERLPVHCHPSREFAQMHLGSRHGKTEAWIVIGTVGSSPTVYLGFSSDVGQVELDSWLAVQNSEALLGHLNAIQVRAGDSVLVPAGTPHAIGEGVFVVELQEPTDFSVILEWKRFGLPDIAGGQIGLPADLAMRCLDRTAWRAARRDGCVTRAAASRGLPGSAPGTARLLPEAADPFFRAEEVILGAAARLDPSFALLVVLEGEGRLETENGDTVDLRTGGTVLVPWNAGATTIGGSCRVVRCLPPLPPS; via the coding sequence GTGAGACCCGTGCACCTGGCCGCCAACCAGCCGCGCCAGTTCTACCGCGGGGGCACGGCGATCGCCGAGTTCCGCTCGTTCGACGAGGGCGTCAACGTGCAGCAGGGCCCGGAAGACTGGGTCGGTTCCACGGTCACGCGGTCCGGCACCAATGAGGGCCTCAGCCGGCTCCCTGGTGGCGGCCTCCTGCGCGACGCGATCGCTGCCGATCCCTGTGGCTACCTGGGTCCCGCCCACGTCGAGGCCTACGGCGACGACCCGTCGCTTTTGGTGAAGCTCCTCGATGCCGGCGAGCGCCTGCCCGTCCACTGCCACCCCAGCCGCGAGTTCGCCCAGATGCACCTCGGCAGTCGCCACGGCAAGACGGAGGCCTGGATCGTCATCGGAACGGTCGGCTCATCGCCGACCGTGTACCTCGGGTTTTCCTCCGACGTCGGCCAGGTGGAGCTCGACTCGTGGCTCGCGGTCCAGAACTCCGAGGCGCTGCTCGGCCATCTCAACGCGATCCAGGTGAGGGCCGGCGACAGCGTGCTCGTCCCGGCCGGAACGCCGCACGCCATCGGCGAGGGTGTCTTCGTGGTCGAGCTGCAGGAGCCCACCGACTTCTCGGTGATCCTCGAGTGGAAGCGCTTCGGCCTCCCCGACATCGCCGGCGGTCAGATCGGGCTCCCTGCCGACCTCGCCATGCGCTGCCTCGACCGCACCGCGTGGCGGGCCGCGCGACGTGACGGATGCGTGACCCGGGCGGCGGCGAGCCGCGGTCTGCCGGGGTCGGCACCCGGCACGGCCCGCTTGCTGCCCGAAGCAGCAGATCCGTTCTTCCGGGCGGAGGAGGTCATCCTCGGCGCGGCGGCGCGATTGGACCCGTCCTTCGCCCTGCTCGTCGTCCTGGAGGGTGAGGGGCGCCTCGAGACCGAGAACGGGGACACGGTCGATCTGCGGACCGGTGGCACCGTTCTCGTCCCGTGGAACGCAGGGGCGACCACTATCGGCGGCTCCTGCCGTGTCGTCCGCTGCCTCCCTCCGCTCCCACCCAGCTGA
- a CDS encoding sugar ABC transporter ATP-binding protein, with translation MAEPLLQARGIVKHYGHVEALQGADFDVYPAEIVALIGDNGAGKSTLVRMLSGTEQPDGGEIILEGRAIQIGSPAVAQQLGIETVYQDLALAPDLDGAANLYFGRELVRSGLLGKLGFLDDRAMHAGARKVFTELGVDLQNAYSSVANLSGGQRQSVAVARSVAWANKVVFLDEPTAALGAVQTARVLDVIRRIRDRGIATVFVSHNMPQVLQVADRVEVLRLGRRVARMDAAGTTVEQLVAAMTGALESREGAA, from the coding sequence ATGGCCGAACCACTCCTGCAAGCCCGCGGCATCGTCAAGCACTACGGTCACGTCGAGGCTCTGCAGGGGGCCGATTTCGATGTCTACCCCGCCGAGATCGTCGCCCTCATCGGTGACAACGGCGCTGGCAAGAGCACGCTCGTGAGGATGCTGTCGGGCACCGAGCAGCCCGACGGCGGCGAGATCATTCTCGAGGGACGGGCCATCCAGATCGGCTCACCGGCTGTGGCGCAACAGCTTGGCATCGAGACGGTCTATCAGGACCTCGCCCTCGCCCCCGACCTCGACGGTGCGGCCAACCTGTACTTCGGCCGCGAGCTTGTTCGGTCGGGTCTGCTCGGCAAGCTGGGCTTCCTCGATGACAGGGCGATGCATGCCGGTGCCCGCAAGGTCTTTACCGAGCTGGGCGTCGACCTCCAGAACGCGTACAGCTCGGTGGCGAACCTCTCCGGAGGCCAGCGTCAGAGCGTTGCAGTGGCCCGGTCGGTTGCCTGGGCCAACAAGGTCGTGTTCCTCGACGAGCCGACCGCTGCGCTGGGCGCCGTACAGACCGCCCGCGTCCTCGACGTCATCCGGCGGATCCGGGACCGCGGCATCGCCACCGTCTTCGTCAGTCACAACATGCCCCAGGTCCTGCAGGTGGCCGACCGCGTCGAGGTGCTGCGACTCGGGCGCCGGGTGGCCCGGATGGATGCCGCCGGAACGACGGTCGAGCAGCTCGTTGCCGCGATGACCGGCGCTCTCGAGTCCCGGGAGGGCGCAGCGTGA
- a CDS encoding aldolase, which yields MTGIEYRMRRLFDERSGRCLDIAIDHGFFGEGRFLAGIEDLPSAMRRLVDAAPDAIQLTPGSARLLQSAGGRTRPALVLRTDVANVYGQVLPDRMFSRMIPEPALTGVRLDAACVVVNLFDLPGRPEIREACIANVLAARADCDRYGMPLMVEPLVMREVDAGGYGVNGDVEQIVPLVRQAVELGADIIKADPTDDIDDYHRVVEIAGDLPVLVRGGGRVSDQELFERTAAVLAQGARGIVYGRNIIQHPHPDRMTHALMSMLHENATVADALAIVGEGTGA from the coding sequence ATGACAGGGATCGAGTACCGGATGCGCCGGTTGTTCGACGAGCGGTCGGGGCGCTGCCTCGACATCGCCATCGACCACGGTTTCTTCGGCGAGGGCAGGTTTCTCGCCGGCATCGAGGATCTTCCTTCGGCCATGCGCCGCCTCGTCGACGCCGCTCCGGACGCCATCCAGCTCACGCCGGGCTCGGCGCGGCTCCTGCAGTCGGCCGGCGGCCGCACCCGGCCGGCCCTCGTTCTGCGCACCGACGTGGCGAACGTCTACGGACAGGTGCTGCCGGACCGGATGTTCAGCCGGATGATCCCCGAGCCGGCGCTGACCGGCGTCCGCCTCGACGCCGCCTGCGTCGTCGTGAACCTGTTCGATCTGCCGGGCCGACCGGAGATCCGGGAAGCGTGCATCGCGAACGTGCTCGCAGCGCGGGCGGACTGCGACCGGTACGGCATGCCGCTCATGGTGGAACCGCTCGTCATGCGAGAGGTGGATGCAGGCGGGTACGGCGTCAACGGCGATGTTGAGCAGATCGTCCCACTCGTGCGCCAGGCCGTGGAACTCGGCGCCGACATCATCAAGGCCGACCCGACCGATGACATCGACGACTACCACCGAGTCGTGGAGATCGCGGGCGACCTGCCGGTCCTTGTCCGCGGTGGTGGGCGCGTCTCCGATCAGGAGCTTTTCGAGCGGACCGCCGCCGTGCTCGCTCAGGGCGCCCGGGGTATCGTCTACGGGCGCAACATCATCCAGCACCCGCACCCGGACCGGATGACGCACGCCCTCATGTCGATGCTCCACGAAAACGCCACCGTCGCCGACGCACTCGCGATCGTGGGCGAGGGAACGGGCGCATGA
- a CDS encoding bifunctional hydroxymethylpyrimidine kinase/phosphomethylpyrimidine kinase, which produces MLVLGANLAVDRTLRLSRLVPGQVIRPREAVATAGGKAVNVVRAARAHGIRAVLIANLPGSAGRLLAELLDDEGHELRPIITTGEARAAIILIEDSGRTTVLNEPGPALTQDDATRLLVAVRDELGPGRHRVVVATGSLPPGAPVDLYRQVLDLAHAAGSLCIVDAAGGALAATLPHGPDVVSPNLAEAETLLFGVDGEDVAVEGDDVCARATAAAAKLVAAGARASLVSVGRHGVAGHDEAGGFWIDAPAVAVRNAIGAGDSLVAGLSAVLEHGGLLRDAAAVGVATASASVAHDLAGGVDPVLLGELLKTVRVGAA; this is translated from the coding sequence GTGCTTGTGCTCGGCGCCAACCTCGCCGTGGACCGCACACTGCGGCTGTCCCGACTGGTGCCCGGCCAGGTGATCCGGCCGCGGGAGGCAGTGGCGACGGCGGGAGGCAAGGCGGTCAACGTCGTCCGGGCCGCCCGCGCCCACGGCATCCGCGCGGTCCTCATCGCCAACTTGCCCGGAAGCGCTGGGAGGCTTCTCGCCGAGCTTCTGGACGACGAGGGCCACGAGTTGCGACCGATCATCACAACCGGTGAGGCCCGCGCCGCAATCATCCTCATTGAGGACAGCGGACGGACCACTGTCCTCAACGAACCCGGCCCGGCGCTGACCCAGGACGACGCCACCCGACTTCTCGTCGCCGTCCGCGACGAGCTTGGGCCTGGCCGTCACCGGGTCGTGGTCGCCACGGGCAGCCTGCCGCCGGGTGCGCCTGTGGATCTCTACCGGCAGGTGCTCGATCTGGCCCACGCGGCCGGATCCCTGTGCATCGTGGACGCGGCTGGGGGGGCGCTCGCGGCCACGCTGCCCCACGGCCCCGACGTCGTGTCACCAAACCTCGCCGAGGCCGAGACACTGCTGTTCGGGGTGGACGGCGAAGATGTCGCGGTGGAGGGCGACGATGTCTGCGCCCGGGCGACTGCGGCGGCGGCGAAGCTGGTCGCTGCCGGGGCGCGTGCCTCGCTCGTCAGCGTCGGGCGCCACGGCGTAGCCGGGCACGACGAAGCGGGTGGGTTCTGGATCGACGCGCCTGCCGTCGCCGTGCGCAACGCGATCGGTGCCGGCGACTCGCTCGTGGCCGGTCTCAGTGCCGTACTCGAGCACGGCGGATTGCTCCGCGACGCTGCCGCGGTCGGCGTCGCCACGGCGAGCGCCTCGGTCGCTCACGACCTCGCTGGCGGGGTGGATCCGGTCTTGCTCGGCGAGCTCCTGAAGACGGTCCGGGTGGGTGCAGCGTGA